The following coding sequences are from one Desulfobacterales bacterium window:
- the gspD gene encoding type II secretion system secretin GspD, with protein sequence MKLYAKTLKQIRFWMWLSIVAIIMTHGSAAFAQNRSAAPAGSTPAAAAQRFVSIDFNDVDISVFIKFVSELTGKNFVVDNRVRGKVTIISPTKISVDEAYKVFESVLEVHGFATVQAGEITKIVPAPEARTKNIQTLIKQDAVSPEDRVVTRLIPLTYADPDELKRLFAPLISKNSVMLSYPPTNMLIVTDVSSNINRLLRIMKVIDVTGIGQEVSVIPLEYSEAANLVKVLTTVFAPAQAVKKGISETEIRFVADERTNTIVLKASEVDSARVKSLITMLDKETPRGTEKIRVYYLENAIAEDLAEVLQDLPTKKSADTKGKPTTPVVSENVRISADKATNSLIIMAEKEDYQVLEEVIKKLDIPRAMVYIESLIMEVNMDKSFDVGTDWRVLADTTVNGGSGVSGGGFGSVDVTDLSTADGFSLGIVSGALDIVVDGVSVTLPNIGAIINAFKSDTDVNILSTPQVLTTDHEEATIIIGKNIPYQTQSAADSGVETYSSYEYKDVGITLKITPHITKDRFVRLVISQEVTKLVSDISTSDRPTTLKRTVDTTVIVQDKNTVVIGGLIDDSVSNTTDTVPCLGQIPLLGWAFKSMSNTREKTNLYVFLTPHVIKNPAEAREIYLNKKEQIDKLQEGQIKMYREKNEPDPDQMQPDAAAPESLPSETTAQ encoded by the coding sequence ATGAAACTATACGCCAAAACTTTAAAACAGATCCGGTTCTGGATGTGGCTATCGATTGTTGCGATCATAATGACCCACGGCTCGGCGGCCTTTGCCCAAAACCGGTCCGCAGCGCCCGCCGGCTCAACTCCTGCCGCCGCTGCCCAGCGGTTTGTATCGATTGATTTTAACGATGTCGATATCAGCGTATTCATTAAATTTGTCAGTGAGCTGACCGGAAAGAATTTTGTGGTCGATAACCGGGTCAGGGGGAAGGTGACCATTATTTCGCCTACCAAGATATCCGTTGATGAAGCGTACAAGGTGTTTGAATCGGTATTGGAGGTTCATGGGTTTGCAACGGTGCAGGCCGGTGAAATTACCAAAATCGTTCCGGCGCCGGAGGCCCGGACAAAGAACATTCAAACGCTGATTAAGCAGGATGCCGTTTCTCCCGAGGATAGGGTCGTGACCCGGCTGATTCCGCTGACTTATGCCGATCCGGACGAACTCAAACGTCTGTTTGCCCCCCTGATTTCAAAAAACAGCGTGATGCTGTCCTATCCTCCGACCAACATGCTCATCGTCACGGATGTGTCGTCCAATATCAACCGCCTGCTTCGCATAATGAAAGTGATTGATGTAACCGGCATCGGGCAGGAGGTTTCCGTTATTCCGCTTGAATACTCGGAGGCGGCTAATCTGGTCAAAGTCCTGACCACGGTGTTTGCGCCGGCCCAAGCGGTCAAAAAGGGGATATCGGAAACGGAAATAAGGTTTGTCGCTGACGAGCGCACCAATACGATTGTGCTCAAGGCCAGCGAAGTAGATTCTGCAAGGGTCAAATCGCTCATCACAATGCTGGATAAGGAAACCCCTCGGGGTACGGAAAAAATCCGGGTTTATTACCTGGAAAACGCCATAGCCGAAGATCTGGCCGAAGTGCTCCAGGATCTTCCCACGAAAAAAAGCGCGGATACCAAGGGCAAACCGACAACCCCGGTGGTGTCCGAAAATGTCCGGATCAGTGCGGATAAAGCCACCAACAGCCTGATCATCATGGCAGAAAAGGAAGACTATCAGGTGCTTGAGGAGGTGATCAAAAAACTCGATATACCGAGGGCCATGGTTTATATTGAATCGTTGATCATGGAAGTCAATATGGATAAGAGTTTTGATGTCGGTACCGATTGGCGGGTATTGGCTGATACAACAGTCAATGGTGGCTCTGGCGTTTCAGGTGGCGGATTTGGTTCTGTTGATGTCACAGATTTGTCAACAGCCGATGGGTTCTCGTTGGGAATCGTAAGCGGGGCGCTTGATATCGTCGTTGATGGTGTATCTGTTACCCTTCCTAATATCGGAGCGATTATAAATGCGTTTAAATCTGACACTGATGTCAATATCTTGTCAACACCACAAGTTTTGACAACAGATCATGAGGAGGCGACCATCATTATCGGCAAGAACATACCGTATCAGACCCAGTCGGCGGCTGACAGTGGCGTTGAAACTTACAGCTCATATGAATACAAAGATGTCGGTATCACGCTGAAGATTACCCCGCATATCACCAAGGATCGGTTTGTCCGTCTCGTTATATCTCAGGAAGTTACCAAGTTGGTTTCTGATATCAGCACCTCAGATCGCCCCACGACGTTAAAACGGACCGTTGACACGACGGTCATTGTCCAGGACAAAAATACGGTTGTTATCGGCGGCCTGATTGACGATTCCGTCAGCAATACCACCGATACAGTGCCATGCCTCGGGCAGATCCCCCTGTTGGGATGGGCCTTTAAATCCATGTCAAACACAAGAGAGAAAACCAACCTGTATGTGTTTCTGACGCCGCATGTCATCAAAAATCCTGCTGAAGCCCGTGAAATATATTTAAATAAGAAAGAGCAGATCGATAAATTGCAAGAGGGTCAGATCAAGATGTACAGGGAAAAGAATGAACCTGACCCGGATCAGATGCAGCCGGATGCAGCAGCGCCCGAAAGTTTACCGTCTGAAACGACGGCACAATGA
- the gspE gene encoding type II secretion system ATPase GspE, whose protein sequence is MRKHLTQILKDNFNVADTDLDMIGQIAAERKTSPGELLVQKKIITEAQLLEAFSIQYGIPFWPDLPLDNIAIVFTQKVPIQFLKKYVMIPLLIDTQKQKPDPEQTSDRQNEIDRCLIAIHHPGCFQAMDDLVSILGLRDYKIVFSTKDSILSAINLSYDLSRDSAEQLVQDMEESSSMVISDIEDTADLLDDTSDAPIIKLVNHILSQSIKARASDIHIESYQDSFKVRYRVDGILYDLITPPKWIQPALISRIKVMGKMNIAEKRLPQDGRLEVRIGEQSIDVRISTIPTAFGERVVLRLLNKTASLLSLSDIGLSPDRLSQLNDLVRSPYGIILVTGPTGSGKTTTLYGVLSSINSPDINIITIEDPIEYQINGISQIQVKPKIGLTFSTGLRSIVRQDPDVLLIGEIRDKETAEIAVQSALTGHLVFSTLHTNDSASAITRLVDIGVEPFLISSSVIAVVAQRLIRVLCPECRQPYTPDDQALETIGISPDQLRDHRLYQARGCEKCFHTGYRGRVGIFEIMVLNSQLKSVILKTFDSNMIKQEALANRMITLRQDGVQKVLNGVSTIEEILRVTQT, encoded by the coding sequence ATGAGAAAACATCTTACACAGATACTTAAAGACAACTTCAATGTTGCGGACACTGATCTGGATATGATCGGCCAGATTGCGGCTGAACGCAAAACTTCTCCCGGAGAGTTGCTGGTTCAGAAAAAAATTATTACCGAGGCCCAGTTGCTTGAAGCGTTCAGTATTCAGTACGGGATTCCCTTCTGGCCTGATTTGCCTCTGGATAACATCGCCATTGTATTTACGCAGAAAGTCCCGATTCAGTTTCTGAAAAAATATGTGATGATTCCGCTGCTCATCGATACACAGAAGCAGAAGCCGGATCCGGAACAGACGTCCGATCGGCAAAATGAAATTGATCGCTGCCTGATTGCCATTCACCATCCAGGCTGTTTTCAGGCCATGGATGATCTGGTCAGTATCCTCGGACTCAGGGACTACAAGATTGTATTTTCCACAAAAGACTCGATACTGTCGGCCATCAATTTATCTTATGATCTGAGCAGGGATTCGGCCGAGCAGCTGGTTCAGGACATGGAAGAAAGCAGCTCCATGGTCATCAGTGATATCGAGGATACCGCTGATCTGCTGGACGATACGAGCGATGCGCCGATTATCAAACTGGTCAATCATATCCTTTCTCAATCCATCAAGGCCCGTGCCAGTGATATTCATATCGAGTCCTACCAGGACAGTTTCAAGGTCCGTTACCGGGTTGACGGCATTTTGTATGACTTGATCACGCCTCCGAAATGGATTCAGCCGGCGCTGATATCCCGAATCAAGGTGATGGGCAAAATGAACATCGCCGAAAAACGGCTGCCTCAGGATGGGCGCCTGGAGGTGAGAATCGGGGAGCAGAGCATCGATGTGCGGATTTCGACGATCCCCACCGCATTCGGGGAACGGGTGGTACTCAGGCTGTTGAATAAAACGGCGTCGCTGCTGTCTTTGTCCGATATCGGTCTCAGTCCGGATCGGCTCAGCCAGCTCAATGACCTGGTCCGGTCTCCCTACGGTATCATCCTGGTGACCGGACCGACCGGAAGCGGGAAAACCACCACGCTGTACGGCGTTCTGTCATCCATCAACAGCCCGGATATCAATATAATTACCATTGAAGATCCCATCGAATACCAGATCAATGGCATCAGCCAGATTCAGGTCAAACCCAAGATCGGCCTGACGTTTTCCACAGGGCTTCGATCGATCGTGCGGCAGGATCCGGACGTTTTACTTATCGGTGAGATACGGGACAAGGAAACTGCAGAGATTGCCGTTCAATCGGCTTTAACCGGCCATCTTGTGTTTTCCACACTTCATACCAATGATTCGGCCAGTGCCATCACCCGTCTGGTGGACATCGGGGTCGAACCGTTTTTGATTTCCTCGTCGGTGATCGCTGTTGTGGCCCAGAGACTGATCCGGGTTCTGTGTCCGGAGTGCCGGCAGCCTTATACACCGGATGATCAGGCCCTTGAAACGATCGGGATCTCACCGGATCAGCTTCGGGATCATCGTCTGTATCAGGCCAGAGGGTGCGAAAAATGTTTTCATACAGGGTATCGGGGACGGGTGGGGATTTTTGAAATCATGGTTCTGAACAGCCAGTTAAAGAGTGTCATCCTGAAGACCTTTGATTCAAACATGATCAAACAGGAAGCGCTCGCCAACCGGATGATCACCCTCAGGCAGGACGGGGTTCAGAAGGTTCTCAATGGGGTATCCACGATTGAGGAAATCCTCAGGGTTACCCAGACATAA
- the yidD gene encoding membrane protein insertion efficiency factor YidD, with amino-acid sequence MKRISIYCVAAVWVCSLLISPVPVAADDRQREMGLTVMADMAAGTLRSSERSLPVVLKPVQWFSTYISRADGDRCAMYPTCSQYAMESVKRHGMFMGWIMTCDRLMRCGRDELRRSPLVEVNGRTRCYDPVEQNDFWWK; translated from the coding sequence GTGAAACGTATCAGCATATATTGTGTCGCAGCCGTATGGGTGTGCAGCCTGCTTATATCGCCTGTGCCTGTGGCGGCGGATGACCGGCAACGGGAGATGGGCCTGACTGTAATGGCCGATATGGCCGCCGGAACGTTGCGTTCATCGGAACGGTCGCTTCCGGTCGTTCTGAAGCCGGTCCAGTGGTTCAGTACTTATATTTCAAGGGCTGATGGGGATCGATGCGCCATGTATCCCACATGCTCGCAATATGCCATGGAATCGGTGAAACGCCATGGCATGTTCATGGGATGGATCATGACGTGTGACCGGCTCATGCGATGCGGCCGGGATGAACTCCGGCGTTCGCCATTGGTCGAGGTCAATGGCCGGACCCGATGCTATGACCCTGTTGAACAAAATGATTTCTGGTGGAAATAA
- a CDS encoding tetratricopeptide repeat protein: MFKLLQRWCRLSIWVVVLMMMAGFDSHAASVIELDADRQYDYARHCYSTGDFFRSVQEFERFVYFFPEDGRVEQARYQIGMSYFNGNRFRDAIKAFEELIRTFENTDFSIRSYVMLSRCHELLHDPGQAVIVLQNLLALFEDPIVRDEAHYRIGWIYLQTGDWEKARRHFDLISPAAADTYRLKRLSSELGKSSQIKQKNPHLAGALSVIPGAGFAYCERYYDAVTAFLLNAGLIFAAFEAFDDENYGLGGVISFVELGFYGGNIYGAVSSAHKYNQAQDRRFIETIKETAGITLGAVPGSRNVAFSFNCRF, translated from the coding sequence ATGTTTAAGTTGCTTCAACGATGGTGCCGGTTATCCATATGGGTGGTTGTCCTGATGATGATGGCCGGTTTTGATTCCCATGCCGCATCCGTGATTGAACTGGATGCGGACCGGCAGTATGACTATGCCCGGCACTGTTATTCGACGGGTGATTTTTTTCGATCGGTTCAGGAATTCGAGCGGTTTGTATATTTTTTCCCGGAAGATGGCCGGGTGGAACAGGCCAGGTATCAGATCGGGATGTCCTATTTTAACGGGAACCGGTTCAGGGATGCGATCAAGGCATTTGAAGAACTGATTCGAACTTTTGAAAATACCGATTTTTCGATTCGTTCCTATGTCATGCTCAGCCGGTGCCATGAATTGCTCCATGATCCGGGACAGGCCGTTATCGTCCTTCAGAATCTGCTGGCACTTTTTGAAGATCCGATAGTCAGGGATGAGGCCCACTACCGGATCGGATGGATTTACCTTCAAACGGGTGACTGGGAAAAGGCCCGCCGGCATTTTGACCTGATCAGTCCTGCGGCAGCCGATACTTATCGGCTTAAACGCCTTTCATCAGAATTGGGCAAAAGCAGTCAGATTAAACAAAAAAATCCGCATCTGGCAGGCGCCCTGTCTGTTATTCCCGGGGCAGGATTCGCGTATTGTGAACGTTATTATGACGCGGTAACGGCCTTCTTACTCAATGCCGGTTTGATTTTTGCGGCCTTTGAGGCCTTTGATGATGAAAACTATGGCCTGGGAGGAGTTATTTCTTTTGTTGAACTCGGGTTTTATGGCGGAAATATCTACGGAGCGGTCTCCAGCGCTCATAAATACAATCAGGCGCAGGACCGGCGGTTTATCGAAACGATAAAGGAAACGGCCGGAATTACGCTTGGCGCAGTTCCGGGGAGCCGGAATGTCGCATTTTCCTTTAATTGTCGTTTCTGA
- a CDS encoding PAS domain S-box protein, with the protein MMTNAFIISFFSVVSGAAVALITVAFLMKYHPARKRALPETEGPGTKPIPPDAVFNCLDMGLVIIDLNGCVRFMNTHALSLCGLEQDNTVGKRLTDIRPFADPPGCDHFKDLVRDIVDARHRPPVKKYISFEINGQPRLISETHYPVIDTCEIMIGLAMVLETMPGRICAAMTEAQADDRLRAFEASGAAMAIFEDDMSISMVNSEFERLTRFSKEEIEGEKTWPDFIADDDLDPIKKYLSERQQPPDQPPPPQEFRLTDKTGQIKHILYRVNIIAHTKRCVATLINITERKQAEERLKQSETCYRTLVESTMDGFFMFELPSGQFLKLNQMFCDLYGYTMEESLKLTIWDVISPEDHVPIHRDIERWVNDETPADNHEVINTIRKNGSRLRIEVSTSLVKFEGKIVFQGLIKDVTEREQLQRQLQESQKMNAIGTLAGGIAHDFNNLLMGVQGYTTLMLLDISPSHPHYKRLKFIEQHVEKGANLTRQILDFAQTKQQELEKTDLNVLIKRSLNMFSQTRKEVNIHTTYQHSIWKTEVDAGQIEQVLLNLYLNAWQAMATEGDLYVQTQNISFSAHQIRPLGLEPGNYVKISVKDTGTGIRKELHSKIFDPFFTTKPNGKGTGLGLASSYGIIRNHGGLIEVQSEVGKGALFNIYLPAVKSKTEPKSLPDDHHPEETRTIMLVDDEYLITDVGSELLTKLGYQVMTASSGKEAVTLYREHLSRIDLVILDIIMPVMGGRETYARLKSVDPEVKVLLASGYSRDHIVEGLMKDGCNGFIQKPFKLEYLDEQIRHILFP; encoded by the coding sequence ATGATGACTAACGCGTTTATTATTTCGTTTTTCAGTGTGGTATCCGGTGCAGCGGTAGCACTGATAACTGTCGCATTTCTGATGAAATATCATCCTGCCCGGAAGCGCGCTTTACCGGAAACGGAGGGGCCCGGCACAAAACCCATTCCGCCTGATGCAGTGTTCAACTGCCTTGACATGGGGCTTGTCATCATTGATTTAAACGGTTGTGTCCGGTTTATGAATACACATGCCCTGTCTTTATGCGGACTGGAACAGGATAACACCGTCGGAAAGCGCTTAACCGACATTAGGCCTTTTGCCGACCCGCCCGGCTGCGATCACTTCAAGGACCTTGTCCGGGATATCGTCGATGCCCGGCACCGCCCTCCTGTCAAAAAATACATCTCTTTTGAAATCAACGGCCAGCCCCGTTTGATAAGCGAAACCCATTATCCGGTCATAGATACCTGTGAGATCATGATCGGTTTGGCCATGGTACTGGAAACCATGCCCGGACGGATTTGCGCCGCGATGACGGAGGCACAGGCGGACGACCGCCTCAGAGCCTTTGAAGCCTCAGGTGCCGCCATGGCCATTTTCGAAGATGATATGAGCATTTCAATGGTCAATTCCGAATTTGAACGCCTGACCCGGTTTTCGAAAGAAGAAATCGAAGGGGAAAAAACCTGGCCCGATTTTATCGCCGACGACGATCTGGACCCGATAAAAAAATATTTATCTGAACGACAACAGCCACCCGATCAGCCACCCCCTCCACAGGAGTTCAGACTCACTGACAAGACCGGTCAGATCAAACATATTTTATATAGAGTCAATATCATTGCTCACACAAAACGATGCGTGGCCACCCTGATCAATATCACGGAACGCAAACAGGCTGAAGAGCGGCTGAAGCAGAGCGAAACATGCTACCGGACACTCGTGGAATCCACCATGGACGGGTTTTTCATGTTCGAATTACCCTCCGGACAGTTTTTGAAACTAAATCAGATGTTCTGCGATCTTTACGGTTATACGATGGAGGAGTCTCTCAAACTGACCATTTGGGATGTGATCTCACCGGAGGATCATGTCCCGATTCATCGCGATATCGAAAGATGGGTTAACGATGAAACCCCCGCAGACAATCATGAGGTCATCAATACGATTCGTAAAAACGGCTCCAGACTGCGGATAGAAGTGTCAACATCGCTTGTGAAATTTGAGGGAAAAATCGTGTTTCAGGGTCTCATCAAAGATGTAACGGAACGTGAGCAACTTCAACGCCAACTCCAGGAATCTCAGAAAATGAACGCCATCGGCACTCTGGCCGGCGGCATTGCCCATGATTTCAACAACCTGCTGATGGGGGTTCAAGGCTACACCACATTGATGCTGCTGGATATCAGCCCCAGCCATCCTCATTATAAACGACTCAAATTTATTGAGCAGCACGTGGAAAAAGGCGCCAATCTCACGCGCCAGATTCTGGACTTCGCACAGACGAAGCAGCAGGAACTGGAAAAAACAGACCTCAATGTGCTGATCAAACGAAGTCTCAATATGTTCAGCCAGACCCGAAAGGAAGTGAACATTCACACCACCTACCAGCACAGCATCTGGAAAACAGAAGTCGATGCCGGACAAATTGAACAGGTGCTGCTCAATTTGTATCTTAATGCCTGGCAGGCCATGGCGACAGAAGGAGATCTGTACGTTCAGACGCAGAATATCAGCTTTTCAGCCCATCAGATCCGGCCGTTAGGGCTGGAACCGGGAAACTATGTAAAAATTTCCGTAAAAGATACCGGCACCGGCATCCGAAAAGAGCTTCACTCCAAAATATTTGATCCGTTTTTTACGACAAAACCCAACGGGAAAGGAACCGGTCTGGGCCTGGCCTCTTCCTATGGGATCATCAGAAATCACGGCGGGCTTATCGAAGTGCAGAGTGAAGTGGGGAAAGGAGCTCTTTTCAACATCTATCTGCCGGCGGTCAAATCGAAAACCGAACCCAAATCGCTCCCGGATGACCACCACCCGGAGGAGACCAGAACCATTATGCTGGTTGATGATGAGTATCTGATTACCGATGTCGGCTCAGAACTTTTAACCAAACTGGGGTATCAGGTAATGACTGCAAGCAGCGGAAAAGAAGCGGTAACGCTTTACCGGGAACACCTGAGCAGGATTGATTTAGTCATTCTGGATATTATCATGCCCGTTATGGGTGGGCGGGAGACATACGCCCGGCTGAAATCCGTCGATCCGGAAGTAAAGGTCCTTCTTGCAAGCGGCTACAGCCGCGATCATATCGTTGAAGGTTTAATGAAAGACGGATGCAACGGATTTATTCAAAAACCGTTCAAGCTGGAATATCTGGACGAGCAGATCCGTCATATCCTGTTTCCATAA
- a CDS encoding DNA translocase FtsK, giving the protein MRKEIIGILLFFMVIFTLISLLSFSAADPSIHNASATLHIHNFFGFLGAHVAGILFGLFGLGAFWIPVLLMISSIHFMGSHPAKAKAMTVGGGLLLIIATGSLLALKQNHYAMFGTHFSSGGIICIPLASFLVRFSNASGALIILLLCWIIGLILSTGFSLLAFGRKLRNAGGTAVHRIKTLHVLWKQRKEKAKTRTMLKAQQKSAKKTEKTAVKKPTAIEIPPPVPKIIKKIPPPKQEVFEFMKTSSGFELPSIKFLDDPEDNEISANTEILEMQSRILEKKLDDFGVHGKIVAVSPGPVITTFEYEPAPGVKINKVVNLSDDLALALKAISIRIVAPIPGKAAIGIEIPNSSREIVRFKEVVTSNVFEASKSKLTLCLGKDIVGNPVVAALDKMPHLLIAGATGTGKSVGLNSMICSFLYKASPDDVKLIMVDPKRIELSMYNGIPHLITPVVTDIKKATNALYWAVREMENRYKLLSEEKARNIIQYNQKMEKKDATDNPEGHTKLPYIVIIIDELADLMMVASRDVEVALTRLAQMARASGIHMILATQRPSVDVLTGIIKANFPTRLTFQVSSKTDSRTILDTNGAETLLGNGDMLFLPPGTAKLQRIHGAYISETEITQITEFLKSQQAPEYDESVLEKQEPQAAESEDEDYDERYDDAVALVTRAGQASISMVQRHLRIGYNRAARIIETMEKEGVVGPSDGAKPREVLVRGFENDGM; this is encoded by the coding sequence ATGCGCAAGGAAATCATCGGTATTTTATTATTTTTCATGGTTATTTTTACCCTGATCAGCCTCCTGTCCTTCAGCGCGGCTGACCCTTCCATTCACAATGCGAGCGCCACCCTTCATATCCATAATTTTTTTGGTTTTCTAGGGGCGCATGTGGCTGGCATTCTGTTTGGACTGTTCGGCCTCGGTGCCTTCTGGATACCGGTATTGCTGATGATTTCCAGCATCCATTTTATGGGCAGCCATCCCGCAAAAGCCAAGGCCATGACCGTGGGCGGAGGGCTTCTGCTGATTATCGCCACGGGCAGTCTTCTGGCGCTGAAACAGAACCATTACGCAATGTTCGGTACCCATTTTTCATCCGGCGGTATTATCTGCATTCCCTTGGCATCATTTCTGGTCAGGTTTTCCAATGCTTCCGGCGCACTGATTATTCTTCTGCTCTGCTGGATCATCGGTCTGATCCTTTCCACCGGATTTTCCCTGCTGGCATTCGGCCGAAAGCTCAGAAACGCAGGAGGCACTGCCGTCCATCGCATAAAAACCCTGCATGTACTCTGGAAACAGCGAAAAGAAAAAGCCAAAACCCGCACGATGTTGAAGGCGCAACAAAAGTCAGCAAAAAAGACGGAAAAAACCGCTGTAAAAAAACCGACGGCCATCGAAATCCCCCCCCCCGTCCCCAAGATAATCAAAAAAATTCCGCCCCCGAAACAGGAAGTTTTCGAATTTATGAAAACCTCATCCGGGTTCGAGCTTCCCTCAATAAAATTTCTTGATGACCCGGAAGACAATGAGATATCGGCCAACACCGAAATTTTAGAAATGCAATCCAGGATACTGGAGAAAAAACTCGATGATTTCGGGGTCCACGGCAAAATTGTTGCAGTCAGCCCCGGGCCGGTGATTACCACCTTTGAATATGAACCCGCACCGGGAGTCAAAATCAACAAAGTGGTCAATCTTTCCGATGACCTGGCGCTTGCGCTCAAAGCCATCAGCATCCGAATTGTCGCACCCATTCCGGGCAAAGCGGCCATCGGAATTGAAATACCCAATTCATCCCGGGAAATTGTCCGGTTCAAAGAGGTAGTCACTTCCAATGTATTTGAAGCATCCAAATCCAAACTGACGCTGTGTCTGGGTAAAGACATTGTCGGCAACCCGGTGGTGGCAGCTTTGGACAAAATGCCCCACCTGCTGATCGCCGGTGCCACCGGCACCGGAAAAAGCGTGGGGTTAAATTCCATGATTTGCAGTTTCCTGTACAAGGCCAGTCCCGATGACGTCAAGCTCATCATGGTCGACCCCAAACGCATTGAGCTGTCGATGTATAACGGGATTCCGCACCTGATCACGCCCGTCGTCACAGATATCAAAAAAGCGACCAATGCCCTTTACTGGGCCGTTCGTGAAATGGAAAATCGATACAAGCTGCTTTCCGAAGAAAAAGCCCGAAATATCATTCAATACAATCAAAAAATGGAAAAAAAAGACGCCACGGACAATCCGGAGGGACATACAAAACTGCCCTATATCGTCATTATCATCGACGAGCTGGCAGACCTGATGATGGTCGCCTCACGCGACGTTGAAGTGGCCCTCACCCGTCTGGCTCAGATGGCCAGAGCATCGGGCATTCATATGATACTGGCCACGCAGAGACCGTCTGTGGATGTTCTGACCGGAATTATAAAAGCCAATTTCCCTACCCGGCTGACCTTTCAGGTATCTTCCAAAACCGATTCGAGGACCATTCTCGATACCAACGGCGCCGAAACCCTTCTCGGAAACGGAGACATGCTGTTTCTTCCACCCGGAACGGCAAAGCTGCAGCGTATTCACGGAGCCTATATCTCAGAGACGGAAATTACGCAAATAACAGAATTTCTAAAAAGCCAGCAAGCTCCGGAGTATGATGAATCCGTTCTGGAAAAACAGGAACCCCAGGCTGCAGAGAGTGAAGATGAAGACTACGACGAACGATATGATGATGCTGTGGCCCTTGTCACCCGTGCCGGCCAGGCATCCATATCCATGGTTCAACGACATCTGCGCATCGGGTACAACCGCGCCGCCCGGATTATTGAAACCATGGAAAAGGAAGGTGTCGTCGGACCATCGGATGGGGCCAAACCCAGAGAAGTCCTGGTAAGGGGATTTGAAAACGACGGCATGTAA